GAGCGAAGCGGCGATGCGTGAAACGCATCGGGACGGAGTCCTGAGCGCAGCGAATCAATCCCTGCCGGGCTGCCAAAGGCGAAGTCCTTTGGCGAACGCAGGTAATCGCAGCGAATCACCCTAATCCGGGGCAGCTGCTTCTGTATCGATTCCAAAAGAGAGCAGGAACAGTGCGGCGTGTCTCGGTTACTCTTGAGGCAGGAGAGAGTTTCCTTTGAAGAGGATTGATTTGGCGCGGTCTATGATCTGAGGCTTACGAGAAAGTCGTAGAAGCTGGCGTTGCAGGACTTGGGGAGAATCTTCCCTGGGAGGGCTGGTCATCGCTGAGCGGAAGTTAAAAACGAAAAACCGCCGATCCATCGGATGCGGCGGTTTTGAAACTCTAAGTGACTTCGAAACGCTAGAAGCGAACAGTCAGCGCTTCGAGACTTCTGTCTCTGCGTGAGGCTTGAGTGCTGATCGCTTCATCGAGCTGCGAAAAGCTCACGTGGTCCACTGTCCCGTTGATGCGGGGAAAGGAATTGGATTGGGTGCCTAGCGTTCCGCTTAGCGGATCGGCGTATTTGCCGAGCAGGTAGGCCTGTTCGAAACTCCAAATGTCCTGATTGCTCGAGTCGTCTTGCAAGGTGTATTCGTTGTCGAAAAAGGATTGCACGCTCGCGAGGTCGAATGCGCTGGGCTCGCTGCTGACCCGGTTTCCGCGAATCGTTTCCTCAAGCTGGGCTATGGTTTCGATGGCGGTCGCGACCTGCTGAGGGGTCGACTTGCTTTGAGCGACAGTGGAAACAGGGGCTACCACCACCTTGGGCGCGGCGGATTGGGCCAAGGTCGAAAACTCCTGCAAGCCGATGGGCGCCTTTTTCACCGATTCTCGAGCGGTGGCGACGGTGAAGGTGGGAGTGGCTGTCTTAGCCACCAGCTGCTGCTCGCTTTCCACGTCCTTCTGCGCGGTGTCCAAATTGAGATAAACCGCGAATGCCGCGGCGCCGCAAGTCGCAGCGAACGCTCCAAACCGAAAGAGATAGGCTGCGGATGGTCCTTTGCGGCGGGTTTCGTGCACGAGCTGCTTCTGGATCAGCAAGCGTTGCTTGCTTTTTAGCTCGCGGTCGAAGCTCGCCCAGAATTCAGGCGAGGGGCGCTCTTGGCGCTTTGCTCTTAAGAGCTCATCTAAGCTGTATTTGCCTTGGTTGTCTGGCATCGGTGAATTTAGACGCGTTTAATCCTAAAGCATTCAAAAGTTTTTATACTTTTGTTAACCTTCGAGCGTACATGTTCGAAAGCTTGCTGGCTTGAATCAAGACTTGCTTTGAAATTTGTCGGGGAGCTTCCTCTCCTCCAAGGCTTTGAGAGTGCTTAGCAAATCGAAAAGTTCCGTCGCTCGCGGCGGTTTTTGCAGGAGCAAGTCCACCCAGCCTCTGCGCAGCTTCCGTCGCAGGTGAGGGTCTTTCGCCGAGCGGGTTGCGGCGATGATGAGCGGTTTCGGAGATCGTTTCGCCCAGGTTTCCACCAATTCCTGCTTAGGCGTTCGCGAGGCGTCCCAATCGAAGATTAAGATGTCTATCGACTCGATGTCTTGCGATCCTTCCACCGTGGGGCAAACCTGGCGATCGTCCTCCCTAAGAACTTGGTATCCTTTGCTGGAGAGGAGTTTGGCGAGAAAATCCGCTTCTTCGTCGTCGAACCAGAGCACTAGGGCGGCCACATCGCGATCGTCCCCTCTGGACGAAAAGGTGTAGTGGGTCTCTTCCTTGCCCTGGGGCCTGACTGCGTCGGCTGAAGGCGGATCCACCAGCTTGAGCAGAGCCACTGAGAACGAAAACACGGCGAGCAGGGCGACGGCGAGACTGAGCCAGAGGAAATCCAAACGCCCGTCCTGCAGGGAAATGATCTGGGCGATGGAGCAGATCAGGAGCACGGCGGCGGCAAGTCCATGGACGGCGGAGCAGCGTTTCAGCCCCGCTAAACCTGCCAGCAGAGCGTTGTGGCCAAGCCAGGCGAAAGCGATGAGAGCCGACGCTGCGATGCCGACGGCCGCTCCGGTAAGGGGAAAGCCCGCCTCCCCGATCGGTAGATTCTCTTGAGGGAGGGGAAGTTGGGAGAGCAGCAAGCTCTTGTCCTGCAATAGGCTCCAGGCGATGAATCCGCAAGCCGACGCTGCGGAAATAAAAGCGAGGGGACGTTGCCTGAGGGATTCTCCGCGATAGCTCAGCCAGGGAGTCAGGCCGAAGACGAGCAGGCTGAACGTAATGCTGGAGGTCGCGAAGCTCAGGCTTTGCTCCGCGTCCTCGGGGGCGCTGTTCAAGCCGATCAAACTCAGGAAGAAGCCGGCGCAGGCGAGCCCCATGATGCCTGCGATGCTGGCTTGGACGGGTTGTGGAAAACGCTTCGAGTTGAGCAGGAACCAACCGCCGCCGAACAGGCTGACGACAGAGGCGAGGGATAAGGCGAAAAACTCCTGATTGCTCATGACAGGTTGGTTCCAGAGTGAACGTAAGCGATTGCGGGCAGCCGCCGCAAGCGGCACGGCGTTATTTTACACAGTTTGGACCAGTTGGAATGAGACCGGTGTCCGCTTCGCGTGGCCTTGGCGAAGTCGGTTTCGGTCTACGCCCTGCTCGGCTGGGCCGCTAGGCGACGCCTTTTTTCGAAAAAGGCAGTTCAGCTCGCCGCAAGTAGACGATTGCGAGGCAGCTCAGCAGCACGATGACCGCTAGAGAAGCGAGCTGACCGCGCTCTCCCTCGAATCCCAACTGGGCGAGGTGCCCGAGGATGGCGCCTGCCATCACCCCGGCTCCGAGTATAGCTCCCCAGATCGCCGTTCGCGGCGCTAGAAGCAGCAGGCAAGCCAGGACTTCGATAATACCCGTCGTGTAGCGCCCCCAAGGTTCGACGCCGAGCTCGCTAAAAATGGCGATGGAATCCGGGTGCCCGCTAAATTTGAAGAATAAGGTCTGGCCCATGATGGCCGCGGCAAGGATCTGAGCGATCCAGGCGATGAGTTTGGGTTTTGTGGAGGGCATGCTGGACTGTGGGTGAAGGGCTTGCTTGGCAGTGTCGGCTAGTGTCCGCTTTTGTGGATACGACTTGCGAACGAAGATTGCCGGAGCGGGCCAAGGAGCCGCTACGGCCTGGCGCTCACCACGCTTGCAATAAGAACGAGCAACGCCAGGCAAAGACTGACCACGAAGGAGCCATATGCGATACGGAGCCAGCGAAACTTTGGGATCAGCACGTCGTGGCTGAGGTGGTAGAGGTCTTTCGCCACCTCGCGCGCCAGCAGGCTGGTGTCGCTGATGGCGTCCGCCATGTCGCGTAGATAGCTGTCACGCTCCTGTCGGCTGATGTACGAGAAGTGGAAGAGGAACCGATCGTCCTCCTTGATGCGACGGTATCGCTTGGGGTTCAGGCAAAGCGAGGCGCTGATGATGGTGACGACGGCGCCGAGGAGGAAGACGACCACCGCGGGGAAATAGGTCGGTGAACCGATTCGCGAAATGGCGATGGGAGAAAGCACGGCTGAAATGGTAAGCAGCCCTTGGGCCCGCCGGTCCGCCATGGAGACGTATTGGGTGTGCTTGTTTTCGATGCCGGAGAGGATGGAAGCCCGGGCGATGGCCTGGAACTTGGGATCGCTGCTGTCGCTGTCTTGCATGAATGCTGATTGTTCTGAACGTCTGCTGATCCTGTACCTTTTCCACCAAATAGTTGCGAGAACGAAATCGACGTCTAATAACTAGGATGTCGCGCGTCGCGTCTAAAACTATGAGTCGCTACAATTTGGATTGGAAAGTCGGATACAGCTCGGATCCGAGCGTAAGACCCGAGCGTTTTGTGCCTGCGTCGGTTCCAGGCGCGGTCCAGCTGGACTGGGCCCGCGCCGAAGGTTGGCCTCACTATTGGCAGGACAGCAGCATCGAGCGCTACCGATGGATGGAGGACATGTATTGGATCTACGAAGCAGAGCTGTCTTTCGAGGATCTAGGAGAAAACAAGAGGCTGTTTTTCGTTTCGCGAGGCATCGACTATCGCTTCCTGGTTCGGGTCGACGGGAAGACCGTTTATGGCCAGGAGGGCATGTTCACACCGGTGGAAATCGATCTAACCGAAGACGCGGACGACGGAAGCCTGCTTCAGGTAATCGTTTTTCCAATACCGGTTTTCGGTGATGGGAAAGGGAGGTCCGAAGCTCGAGCGTCGGTGAAGCCCGCAGTGAGCTACGGGTGGGATTTTCATCCACGGCTCGTCCCTTCGGGCATCTGGCGCGAAACGTATCTGGAGATTCGAAGCGACCGGCACATCCGCGAGCTCTCCTTCAACTACACTATCGACGAAGACCTGTCGCGCGTCTTGCTGGATTTGTGTGTAGAGCTTAATCAGGCGTGCTCCGGGCTGCTGGAGTGGAACTTGCTGCATCCGTCCGGCGAGGTGGTGGACGGTCAATCGATTTCGCTTGGCAGCGATGCGATCGTGGATGGGACTTGCGAAGTGCATGATCCGGACCTGTGGTGGCCCCGTGAATACGGAGATCAGCCGCTGTATCTGCTCCACGTTTCTCTGCATGACGAGGCGGGGCGCCTGATTGACGAACGAAAGCAGAATATCGGATTTCGTCGAAGTCGCCTAGTTATGAACGAAGGGGCGTGGGACGAACCGCAAAGCATGCCGCTCACGCGAAACGCCCCGCCGATGACGCTGGAACTAAATGGCCGTCGAATTTTCGTGAAGGGGTCGAACTGGGTCGCTCCGGATGTCTTTCCAGGCGTATCAGGCGAAGATGCTTATCGTCCTCTGATCGAGAAAGCGGTGGGGGCCCACTTGAATCTGCTGCGGTGCTGGGGCGGCTCGGCGGTGAACAAGCCTTCGTTCTACGATCTTTGCGATCAGATGGGCATCATGGTCTGGCAGGACTTTCCGCTGGCCTGCAACGATTACGTAGAGAGTCCTGAGTATTTGGATACGCTGGATCAGGAGTCGCTATCGATCATCAAGCAGCTCAAGCCGCACCCTTCGGTGGTGATCTGGTGCGGAGGCAATGAATTGTTTAACAAATGGTCAGGGATGACCGATCAGTCCAAGGCGATTCGCATGCTCAATCGAAATTGCTTCACCCATGATCCGGACACTCCGTTTCTGCCCACTACGCCGATCATGGGCGTGGGGCATGGCGGTTACTTGTTTCGCGACGTGGACGGTGTGGAGTGTTTCGAACTCTTTCGCCGCGCTCGCAGGAGCGCTTATGTGGAGTTCGGCGTCCCCGGGCCTGCGTCCGTGGATCGACTCAGCAGCCTGATGGAGGAGTCGGAACTTTTTCCGCCGCGCGAGTCGGGAGTCTGGAAGCTGCGTCATGGCTTCGGAGCTTGGGAAGGAGATCCGGAAAGCTGGCTTTGCGTATCCACAATCGAATACTACTTCGGACGATCCGAATCGATCGAGGAGTTGGTGGAATGGGCGCAGCTGCTTCAGTCGGAAGGGTATAAGGCTCTTTTTGAGGAGGCCCGCCGCCAAAAGCCGTATTGCTCGATGGCGATCAATTGGTGCTTCAACGAACCATGGCCCGCGGTGGCCAACAATAGCATCATCGCCTGGCCATGCGATCCGAAACCATCCTATCGCGCCGTGAAGCAGAGCTGTCGCCCGACGCTTGCTTCGGCTCGAGTGAAGAAGTTCTCCTGGAGCCAAGGCGAGATGTTCGAAGCGGAGCTTTGGATGCTGAACGACGCCCTGCACTCGATAAAGGGGGATCGTATCGAGGCGTATTTGCAGTTGGACGACGAAGAGACTTTCGTGCTTGGCTGGTATTTCGACTCGCTCGAGGCGGATGAAAACCGCATGGGGCCGGTGCTGAGGTTTAAAATACCGGAAATGCTTTCTCAGTCCTTCCGGCTTGTTCTCAGAGTTGAGGCTCGTCCGGATTGGAATTCTGAATACACGTTTTGCTATCGCTAAGCCAGAAAGCCGAAAGCGCGGTCCTTGGCTAGGCCTCGCTTTTTTTCCAAGGCTCGACCACGCAGAATGCTTTTGCGTCCATGAGCAGAGAATACACCTGGTTGAGCTGCTCGGGGATTTGGATGACGTCATCGGTGAAGCTGTACTTCTGCATGAGGAAAGTGCGCTGCTGCATCGGTAGATCGAACAGGTCGACAAGCCGCATCGACCAGTCCTCGAAATAGCGATTGGCGATCTGCTCGTAGCTCACGAGCGTCACGTCGTGATGCCGATCGTCGGCTACGATCTTCCCGTAGAGTTGGTTCACCTTGTCGCTGGGACCCTCGAGGACTTGCAAAAACTGATCTCCAGAAAGGACCAGCATGCCTGTGATGCCGTCGCGGTTGTTGTTGTCTACGCAGGTGTCGAGCAGCGAGGCTAGTCCCTCGTTGTCCAAGGCGTCTTCGTTTGCGATGCTGCGGTAGATGAGTCGGCAAGTTGTCATGGCGTCAGGTGCGGGGTTGGTGAGGATGTTCAGGTCAGTTTGGCGATGCGGATAGGATTGGCAAGAAAACTGGTTTTTCGCTGCCGAGATTCAACGCAAGGCGTCGCGCAGGACCTCCACTGGATGGCGCGCGGCGCGCTTCAGTCCGTCGGAAATCTGGTGCCGGCAGCTGGTCCCGTTGGCGGACACGATCGTGGTGGCGGTGGTTTGGCGAAGCTCGGGGAAAAGGGCCAGCTCCGCGATCTGCTGGGAGACGGAATAGGTGTCTCGATCGTATCCGAAGGATCCCGCCATGCCGCAGCAGCCAGTGGGAAGGATGCGGGCGGAGTAGTTGCGGGGGAGCTCGAGCAGTCGCTTGCTGCTCTCCTGCGAGGAGAGCGCTTTCTGGTGACAATGGCCGTGGAAGACGATCTGGCGCTTCTCTTCGGTGAATGACTCCGGTCTAATCCTCTCGGCTAAAATTTCGTCGGAAAGAAACTCGTCGATCAGCACGGCGTGGTTCGCTAGCTCGCGGGCCTTCGTCCGCAGCTCGCTGGAAACCAGATCGGGATACTCGTCCCGGAAACCCAGGATCGCGGATGGTTCGATGCCGATCAGCGGCAGGTCATTATTGATAAATGGATACAGCGACTCCACGTTTTTGTCCGCCACCTTGCGGGCGCGCTCGAGCATGCCTTTGGACAGGAAGGCTCTCCCGCTCTCCGCATGGTCCGGGCATTCCACGCGATAGCCGAGCGAGGTGAGCAGCTCGATGGCGGCGATGCCGATGTGGGCATCGGTGGCGTTGGTGTATTCGTCGATGAAAAGGGCGACGCGTCGTACCGCTGATCCGACGGGCGGATTGATGGAAGGCAAATTCCGTTTGATCCATCGGCGTAGAGAGAGAGGCGAGAACGTGGGGATCGATCGCTTTCTGGCGATGCCAAGGGCTCGTTTTCCGCACTCGAGCAGGAAGGGCACCCGCATCATAGCGTTCGCTAGACGAGGCGTGTAGGACGCAGCTGAATACAGGCTGGCCACGTTCCCGATCGCCCGATCTGCGAAAGGAATGCCGTTGAGCCGATGGTATTGATAGGTCGCTTCCGCCTTCAAACGAGCCACGTCGACATTGGACGGACACTCGCTTTTGCATCCTTTGCAGGAGAGGCAAAGTTTCATGACCTCCATGATTTCCTCGTGGTCGAAAGGATTCGCGCGTTGCGAACGAGTCAGGTATTCGCGCAAGGCGTTGGCTCGCGATCGGGTGGTATCCTTTTCGTTGCG
The window above is part of the Pelagicoccus sp. SDUM812003 genome. Proteins encoded here:
- a CDS encoding DoxX family protein, translating into MPSTKPKLIAWIAQILAAAIMGQTLFFKFSGHPDSIAIFSELGVEPWGRYTTGIIEVLACLLLLAPRTAIWGAILGAGVMAGAILGHLAQLGFEGERGQLASLAVIVLLSCLAIVYLRRAELPFSKKGVA
- a CDS encoding Pycsar system effector family protein yields the protein MQDSDSSDPKFQAIARASILSGIENKHTQYVSMADRRAQGLLTISAVLSPIAISRIGSPTYFPAVVVFLLGAVVTIISASLCLNPKRYRRIKEDDRFLFHFSYISRQERDSYLRDMADAISDTSLLAREVAKDLYHLSHDVLIPKFRWLRIAYGSFVVSLCLALLVLIASVVSARP
- a CDS encoding BLUF domain-containing protein; the encoded protein is MTTCRLIYRSIANEDALDNEGLASLLDTCVDNNNRDGITGMLVLSGDQFLQVLEGPSDKVNQLYGKIVADDRHHDVTLVSYEQIANRYFEDWSMRLVDLFDLPMQQRTFLMQKYSFTDDVIQIPEQLNQVYSLLMDAKAFCVVEPWKKSEA